Below is a genomic region from Streptantibioticus cattleyicolor NRRL 8057 = DSM 46488.
GGAGGTCCGTACCAGGAGGGTCCCGTCGGTCGAGGGCAGGGACGGGAAGGACGGGCGCACGGGCGACGTCGGGGTGGGGAAGGCGGGCCGGCCGTAGTCACCCTGGTACATGCCGCGCGCGTCCATGCCGCGGACCAGGTCGTCGAAGGCCAACTCACCGCCCAGCACGGCGGAGAGGATCTCGCCGAGCCGCTCGGACGGGACCCGCGCGCCGCGCCCGGGTATCCCGGCCAGGTCCACGAGCAGCGGCCCGTCCCCGCCGTGCACCACCGGGATGTCCGCCAGGACGGCCACCGGCGGCACGTGGTCACCATCGGGGACGAGCGCGGGTATGTGGCCGCCGTGTATGAAGTCCCATGCGGGATCCTCGACCAGGCGGAGCCGTACCCCGCCGTCCCCGAGGGTGATCACGCCGCCTTCCCGGCGGCCCCCGATCTCGTTCGGCAACGCCCCCCACCGCGCTGTGCCGTTCTCGTAGGAGGTGCCGACCAGCAGTGCCTCGCCTGGCGCGGTCGGGGGCAGGAGCGGAAGGGACATGACTCTCCGTAAGGTGTCGGGCGGCCCCGCCGAGGGCCGGGTGTGGAGCACATTCTGCGGGGCCCCACTGACAATCGGCCGTCACTGACGATCGGCCCCTACGGAGGTTCGGCCGCCGCGGACAGCGGCCGGCGGGACGACGGGTCAGGCCAGCGCGGGCTCGGGGGCGTCGGCTTCCTCGGTGAGGTGCCAGTGCAGGTCCCGCACGCCCGGTTCGAGGGAGAGGCGGGCGATGACCGGCTCCAGCGCCTGGGCGAGATCGCCGTTGACCGCGACGGTGGCGAGCACAACGATGGCGTCACCCTCGTGGTCCCGGCGGGCCCGCAGGGCGGAGGGGGTCAGCCCGGAAGCCGCCAGCGCCTGGAGCAGCAGCGCGCGGATGTGGGTCTCCTCGCCGCGGTCGCACACCAGGTGGACGGTGGCGCGCGTGGTGGCGTCGGGGTCGGAGCCGGCCGCCGGAGCCCGGTCGAGCAGGCGCCCCGCCGGGCGGAGCAGCAGGTGGACGAGGAGGACCGCCAGCGTGCCGAGAGCCGCCAGCTCAAGCCTGCCGGAGGCGGCCAGTACGCCCACGGCGGCCGAACACCACAGCGTCGCGGCCGTGTTGAGCCCGCGTACCCCGGCTCCGTCCCGCAGGATCACCCCGCCACCGAGGAAGCCGATGCCGGAGACGACGTACGAGGCGACCCGCGTGGGACTGCCCGCGTCACCGGCCGCCACGCTGTACAGGACGAACAACGTGGCGCCCGTCGCCACCAGGGCGTTGGTGCGCAGGCCCGCCATCCGGGCCCGCCACTGTCGCTCGACGCCGATCAGCGCTCCGCACGCCACACCGGTGGCGAGCCGGACGAGGAAATCGGCAGTGCTCAGACCGTGCACAGCCTGCACAGGGCACCTCCTTCGACGGGACCGCTCGGGTCAACAGGGCTTGTCAGACGAGGGGTTCGAGGAACTCCAGCCGGT
It encodes:
- a CDS encoding DUF6924 domain-containing protein, whose protein sequence is MSLPLLPPTAPGEALLVGTSYENGTARWGALPNEIGGRREGGVITLGDGGVRLRLVEDPAWDFIHGGHIPALVPDGDHVPPVAVLADIPVVHGGDGPLLVDLAGIPGRGARVPSERLGEILSAVLGGELAFDDLVRGMDARGMYQGDYGRPAFPTPTSPVRPSFPSLPSTDGTLLVRTSFDDEEGWRALLDELGGTDEDGWVGTDLDFDEIDVEHYPLTALVVDDRAFEGLLPAQVPALVPPDEHTTLVALADARTFTEPGRPLTAVDLYDTPGHCAVLPCRDIGSMACNLEIANMDFQDFVAQEGVRPWWEG
- a CDS encoding MgtC/SapB family protein, which gives rise to MHGLSTADFLVRLATGVACGALIGVERQWRARMAGLRTNALVATGATLFVLYSVAAGDAGSPTRVASYVVSGIGFLGGGVILRDGAGVRGLNTAATLWCSAAVGVLAASGRLELAALGTLAVLLVHLLLRPAGRLLDRAPAAGSDPDATTRATVHLVCDRGEETHIRALLLQALAASGLTPSALRARRDHEGDAIVVLATVAVNGDLAQALEPVIARLSLEPGVRDLHWHLTEEADAPEPALA